A single genomic interval of Acidovorax sp. 1608163 harbors:
- a CDS encoding efflux transporter outer membrane subunit yields the protein MTDNANHPGAVPTPAARRRSLLAPLVAALVLAGCMTQPVVPAPHAGVPVPESFSAGSQQAAVPPAPWTVAPPAEAQPRGEWWLGFQDPALADLVQRAGSANTSIQQAAGRLAEARSLLRSADAARSVQVGASAGVTRQAGAATTGSATPATLGTAGLNVSYELDLFGKLSQTSDAARLDADARAALLQSTRLLVQADVAQTYLQLRAAQTELQLVNESLAAYQDTLRLTQRRQQAGDVAELDVARVQTEVAATESEALALQRQQALLSNALAVLVGEVPGGFALPAAASDAALPVIPPGVPGTVLARRPDVSAAQTAVMAAQARVGVAQTAWFPAITLTGNAGHASPELGDLFKWSARAWGVSALLSLPLWDGGQRDAQVQGANARLEQALASHREQVLTAFREVEDQLASLRWLAGQAEAQGRAVTAARRATQLSDTRYRNGLVSQLELLDARRSELRNRRQALQVRTAQYTATVGLIRALGGDWGDAAPRVAAAP from the coding sequence ATGACAGACAACGCAAATCACCCCGGGGCCGTGCCAACCCCCGCAGCCCGCAGGCGCAGCCTGCTGGCCCCCCTGGTCGCAGCGCTGGTGCTGGCCGGCTGCATGACACAGCCGGTGGTGCCCGCACCGCACGCCGGTGTGCCCGTGCCCGAGTCCTTCAGCGCAGGCAGCCAGCAAGCCGCCGTGCCGCCCGCCCCCTGGACGGTAGCCCCTCCCGCTGAGGCCCAACCCCGCGGCGAGTGGTGGCTGGGTTTTCAGGACCCGGCGCTGGCCGACCTGGTACAGCGCGCAGGCAGCGCCAACACCAGCATCCAGCAAGCCGCTGGGCGGCTGGCCGAGGCCCGCTCGCTGCTGCGCTCGGCCGACGCTGCGCGCTCGGTGCAGGTGGGCGCATCGGCGGGCGTGACGCGCCAGGCCGGTGCCGCCACCACGGGCAGTGCCACCCCCGCCACACTGGGCACGGCCGGGCTCAATGTGTCGTACGAGCTGGACCTGTTTGGCAAGCTGTCGCAAACCAGCGATGCTGCGCGGCTGGATGCCGATGCCCGCGCCGCGCTGCTGCAAAGCACGCGCCTCCTGGTGCAGGCCGACGTGGCGCAAACCTATTTGCAGCTGCGGGCTGCGCAGACCGAGCTGCAACTCGTCAATGAAAGCCTGGCCGCGTACCAAGACACCCTGCGCCTGACGCAGCGCCGCCAGCAGGCCGGTGATGTGGCCGAACTGGACGTGGCCCGCGTGCAGACCGAGGTGGCCGCCACCGAGTCCGAAGCCCTGGCCCTGCAACGCCAGCAGGCGCTGCTGTCCAACGCCCTGGCCGTGCTGGTGGGCGAGGTGCCTGGCGGCTTTGCCTTGCCCGCCGCTGCCAGCGATGCTGCCCTGCCGGTCATCCCCCCCGGCGTGCCTGGCACCGTGCTGGCCCGCAGGCCCGATGTGTCGGCTGCGCAGACTGCAGTGATGGCCGCGCAGGCCCGTGTGGGTGTGGCGCAAACGGCCTGGTTCCCGGCCATCACGCTCACGGGCAATGCGGGCCACGCATCGCCCGAGCTGGGCGACCTCTTCAAGTGGTCGGCCCGCGCCTGGGGCGTGAGTGCCTTGCTCTCGCTGCCCCTGTGGGACGGCGGCCAGCGCGACGCGCAAGTGCAGGGCGCCAACGCCCGGTTGGAGCAGGCCCTGGCCAGCCACCGCGAGCAGGTGCTCACCGCCTTCCGCGAGGTGGAAGACCAATTGGCTTCGCTGCGCTGGCTTGCTGGCCAGGCCGAGGCACAAGGCCGCGCAGTGACGGCCGCCCGCCGCGCCACGCAGCTGTCAGACACGCGCTACCGCAACGGCTTGGTCAGCCAGCTGGAACTGCTGGACGCCCGCCGCAGCGAACTGCGCAACCGTCGCCAGGCGCTGCAGGTGCGCACCGCGCAGTACACGGCCACGGTGGGGCTCATCCGGGCCCTGGGTGGCGACTGGGGCGATGCGGCCCCGCGTGTGGCCGCAGCCCCCTGA
- a CDS encoding efflux RND transporter permease subunit, giving the protein MNLSRFFIDRPIFAGVLSVLIFLGGLIALRGLPISEYPEVAPPSVVVRAQYPGANPKVIAETVATPLEESINGVEGMLYMGSQATTDGVMTLTVTFKLGTDPDKAQQLVQNRVSQAEPRLPEEVRRLGVTTVKSAPDLTMVVHLVSPNNRYDIDYLRNYAVLNVKDRLARIGGVGQVQIFGGGDYSMRVWLDPQKVAQRGLSASDVVSAIRGQNVQAAAGVVGASPGLPGVDLQLSINAQGRLTTEEEFGDIIVKTSADGAVTRLRDIARLELGAADYSLRSLLNNDPAVGMGVFQAPGSNALDISANVRKTMDEIQKNMPEGVEYRIAYDPTQFVRASIKSVIQTLIEAIALVVIVVILFLQTWRASIIPLLAVPVSVVGTFAVLHLLGFSINALSLFGLVLAIGIVVDDAIVVVENVERNIEAGLTPREATYRAMREVSGPIIAIALVLVAVFVPLAFISGLTGQFYRQFAVTIAISTVISAINSLTLSPALSALLLKGHHEPKDALTRGMDKVLGRFFGAFNRVFQRGSDAYSGGVKRVIGRKALMLVVYLALVGATWGLFKVVPGGFVPAQDKQYLVGFAQLPDGATLDRTEDVIRRMGEIVKTNPNVEDAIAFPGLSINGFTNSSNSGIVFVTLKPFAERTRADQSGGAVAMQLNQAFGSIQEAFIAMFPPPPVAGLGTTGGFKLQIEDRASLGYEAMDGAVKAFMGKAYQTPELAGLFTSWQVNVPQLYANIDRTKARQLGVPVTDIFDTLQIYLGSLYANDFNQFGRTYSVRVQADAAYRARAEDVAALKVRSSTGEMVPLSALMKIEPSFGPERAMRYNGYLAADVNGGPAPGFSSGQAQAAIERIAAETLPQGITFEWTELTYQEILAGNSAVLVFPLAILLVFLVLAAQYESLTLPIAIILIVPMGLLAAMTGVWLTKGDNNVFTQIGLIVLVGLSAKNAILIVEFARELEFAGRSPVQAAIEASRLRLRPILMTSLAFVMGVLPLVLSTGAGAEMRSAMGVAVFAGMIGVTAFGLFLTPVFYVLLRKLAGNRPLVEHGAHVAPISHAPHAAGSAAHPVLAAPRHPHEGA; this is encoded by the coding sequence ATGAACCTGTCCCGTTTTTTCATTGACCGCCCCATCTTTGCCGGGGTGCTGTCGGTGCTCATCTTCCTGGGGGGGCTCATCGCATTGCGCGGTCTGCCCATCTCTGAGTACCCCGAGGTCGCGCCGCCGTCTGTGGTGGTGCGCGCCCAGTACCCAGGTGCCAACCCCAAGGTGATCGCCGAGACCGTGGCCACGCCGCTGGAGGAATCCATCAACGGTGTGGAAGGCATGCTCTACATGGGCAGCCAGGCCACGACCGATGGCGTGATGACGCTGACGGTGACCTTCAAGCTGGGCACCGACCCGGACAAGGCACAGCAGCTGGTGCAAAACCGCGTCTCGCAGGCCGAGCCGCGCTTGCCTGAAGAAGTGCGCCGCCTGGGTGTTACCACCGTCAAGAGCGCGCCGGACCTGACCATGGTGGTGCACCTGGTTTCGCCCAACAACCGCTACGACATCGACTACCTGCGCAACTACGCCGTTCTCAACGTGAAGGACCGGCTCGCCCGCATTGGCGGCGTGGGCCAGGTGCAGATCTTTGGCGGCGGCGACTATTCGATGCGCGTGTGGCTCGACCCCCAAAAGGTAGCGCAGCGCGGCCTCTCGGCCAGCGATGTGGTGTCTGCCATCCGTGGGCAAAACGTGCAAGCGGCTGCCGGTGTGGTGGGTGCATCGCCCGGCTTGCCGGGCGTGGACCTGCAGCTGTCCATCAACGCCCAGGGCCGTTTGACGACCGAGGAAGAGTTTGGCGACATCATCGTCAAGACCAGCGCCGACGGCGCGGTGACACGCCTGCGCGACATCGCCCGCCTGGAGCTGGGTGCTGCCGACTATTCGCTGCGTTCGCTGCTCAACAACGACCCCGCCGTGGGCATGGGCGTGTTCCAGGCCCCGGGCTCCAACGCGCTCGACATCTCGGCCAATGTGCGCAAGACCATGGACGAGATCCAGAAGAACATGCCCGAAGGTGTGGAGTACCGCATTGCGTACGACCCCACACAGTTCGTGCGTGCGTCCATCAAGTCCGTCATCCAGACGCTGATCGAAGCCATCGCCCTGGTGGTGATCGTAGTGATCCTGTTCCTGCAGACCTGGCGCGCCTCCATCATCCCGCTGCTGGCCGTGCCGGTGTCGGTGGTGGGCACGTTTGCGGTGCTGCATTTGCTGGGCTTCTCGATCAACGCGCTGAGCCTGTTCGGCCTGGTGCTGGCCATCGGCATCGTGGTGGACGACGCCATCGTGGTGGTCGAGAACGTCGAACGCAACATCGAGGCGGGCCTGACCCCGCGTGAAGCCACCTACCGCGCCATGCGTGAAGTCTCTGGCCCCATCATCGCGATTGCGCTGGTGCTGGTGGCCGTGTTTGTGCCGCTGGCCTTTATCAGCGGGCTCACGGGCCAGTTTTACCGCCAGTTTGCGGTCACCATCGCTATCTCCACGGTGATCTCGGCCATCAACTCGCTGACCTTGTCACCCGCGCTGAGCGCACTGCTGCTCAAGGGCCACCACGAACCCAAGGACGCGCTCACGCGCGGCATGGACAAGGTGCTGGGCCGCTTCTTTGGCGCCTTCAACCGCGTGTTCCAGCGCGGCTCGGACGCCTACAGCGGTGGCGTCAAGCGCGTCATTGGCCGCAAGGCGCTGATGCTGGTCGTTTACCTGGCCTTGGTGGGTGCCACTTGGGGCCTGTTCAAGGTGGTGCCTGGCGGCTTTGTGCCTGCGCAAGACAAGCAGTACCTGGTGGGCTTTGCCCAGCTGCCCGATGGCGCCACGCTGGACCGCACCGAAGATGTGATCCGCCGCATGGGTGAAATCGTCAAGACCAACCCCAATGTGGAAGACGCCATCGCCTTCCCGGGCCTGTCGATCAACGGCTTCACCAACAGCTCCAACTCGGGCATCGTGTTCGTCACGCTCAAGCCCTTTGCCGAGCGCACCCGTGCTGACCAAAGCGGCGGTGCCGTGGCCATGCAGTTGAACCAGGCGTTTGGCAGCATCCAGGAAGCGTTCATCGCCATGTTCCCGCCGCCACCCGTGGCAGGCCTGGGTACCACCGGCGGCTTCAAGCTGCAGATCGAAGACCGTGCCTCGCTGGGCTACGAAGCCATGGACGGCGCCGTGAAGGCCTTCATGGGCAAGGCCTACCAGACGCCCGAGCTGGCTGGGCTGTTCACCAGCTGGCAGGTCAACGTGCCGCAGCTGTACGCCAACATCGACCGCACCAAGGCGCGCCAGCTGGGCGTGCCCGTGACGGACATCTTCGACACCCTGCAAATCTACCTGGGCAGCCTGTACGCCAACGACTTCAACCAGTTTGGCCGCACCTACAGCGTGCGCGTGCAGGCCGATGCGGCCTACCGCGCGCGGGCCGAGGACGTGGCTGCACTCAAGGTGCGCTCCAGCACGGGCGAGATGGTGCCGCTGTCTGCGCTGATGAAGATCGAGCCCAGCTTTGGCCCTGAGCGTGCCATGCGCTACAACGGCTACCTGGCCGCCGATGTGAATGGTGGCCCTGCGCCCGGCTTCTCGTCGGGCCAGGCCCAGGCCGCTATCGAGCGCATTGCAGCCGAGACGCTGCCCCAGGGCATCACGTTTGAATGGACCGAGCTGACCTACCAGGAAATCCTGGCGGGTAACTCTGCGGTGCTGGTGTTCCCGCTGGCCATCTTGCTGGTGTTCCTGGTGCTGGCTGCGCAGTACGAAAGCCTCACGCTGCCCATTGCCATCATCTTGATCGTGCCCATGGGCCTGCTGGCGGCGATGACGGGGGTGTGGCTCACCAAGGGCGACAACAACGTGTTCACGCAGATCGGGCTCATCGTGCTGGTGGGGCTATCGGCCAAGAACGCGATCCTGATCGTGGAGTTTGCGCGCGAGCTGGAGTTTGCGGGTCGCAGCCCCGTGCAGGCCGCCATTGAGGCCAGCCGCCTGCGTCTGCGCCCCATCCTCATGACCTCGCTGGCGTTTGTGATGGGCGTGCTGCCCCTGGTGCTGTCCACCGGTGCGGGCGCAGAAATGCGCAGCGCCATGGGCGTGGCCGTGTTCGCCGGGATGATTGGGGTGACAGCCTTTGGCCTGTTCCTCACACCCGTGTTCTACGTGCTGCTGCGCAAGCTGGCAGGCAACCGCCCGCTGGTGGAGCATGGCGCGCATGTGGCGCCCATCTCGCATGCTCCGCACGCCGCAGGCAGTGCCGCGCACCCCGTGCTGGCAGCGCCCCGCCACCCCCATGAAGGTGCCTGA
- a CDS encoding NAD-dependent succinate-semialdehyde dehydrogenase translates to MSYPHTRLFIAGTWQDAADGKTIAVHNPATGKEIGRVAHAGKADLDRALEAAQKGFEAWRDIPAVDRAKTMRRAAALIRERADAIAAIMVQEQGKPLAEAKVETMSAAEIIEWFADESQRVYGRIVPSRNLKAQQLVIKDPVGPVAAFTPWNFPINQVVRKLAAALAAGCSILVKAPEETPASPAELIRAFADAGLPAGTVGLVYGDPAEISNYLIPHPVIRKVTFTGSTPVGKQLAALAGKHMKRVTMELGGHAPVIVAEDADVELAIRAAGGAKFRNAGQVCISPTRFLVHESIRGEFVAALARHAQGLKVGDGLAEGTQMGPLANPRRITAMADLLADAVQHGAQVAVGGQRIGSEGNFFQPTVLNDVPLSARIFNEEPFGPVAAVRGFEKIEDAIAEANRLPFGLAGYAFTTSLKNAHLLSQRLEVGMLWINQAAAPAAELPFGGLKDSGYGSEGGTEAIEAHLNTRLVSIMNA, encoded by the coding sequence ATGAGCTACCCCCACACCCGTCTTTTCATTGCAGGCACATGGCAGGACGCTGCGGACGGCAAGACCATTGCCGTGCACAACCCCGCCACCGGCAAGGAAATTGGCCGGGTGGCCCACGCGGGCAAGGCCGACCTGGACCGCGCCCTGGAAGCCGCCCAAAAAGGCTTTGAAGCCTGGCGCGACATCCCCGCTGTGGACCGCGCCAAGACCATGCGCCGCGCCGCTGCGTTGATCCGCGAACGCGCCGACGCCATCGCCGCCATCATGGTGCAAGAGCAGGGCAAACCCCTGGCCGAAGCCAAGGTCGAAACCATGTCGGCCGCAGAAATCATCGAATGGTTTGCCGACGAATCCCAGCGCGTGTACGGCCGCATCGTGCCCTCGCGCAACCTCAAGGCCCAGCAGCTGGTGATCAAGGACCCCGTGGGCCCTGTGGCCGCTTTCACGCCGTGGAACTTCCCCATCAACCAGGTGGTGCGCAAGCTCGCTGCCGCCCTGGCCGCAGGCTGCTCCATCCTCGTTAAGGCGCCTGAAGAAACCCCCGCCAGCCCCGCCGAGCTGATCCGCGCCTTTGCCGATGCAGGCTTGCCTGCAGGCACCGTGGGCCTGGTCTATGGCGACCCGGCAGAAATCTCCAACTACCTCATCCCGCACCCGGTCATCCGCAAGGTCACCTTCACCGGCTCTACCCCCGTGGGCAAGCAACTGGCGGCCCTGGCTGGCAAGCACATGAAGCGCGTGACGATGGAGCTGGGCGGCCACGCCCCCGTCATCGTGGCCGAGGACGCCGACGTTGAGCTGGCCATCCGCGCCGCAGGCGGTGCCAAGTTCCGCAACGCGGGGCAGGTGTGCATCTCGCCCACGCGCTTTCTGGTGCACGAAAGCATCCGCGGTGAATTTGTGGCCGCACTGGCCCGCCACGCGCAGGGCTTGAAAGTGGGCGACGGCCTGGCCGAAGGCACACAGATGGGCCCTCTGGCCAACCCCCGCCGCATCACCGCCATGGCTGACTTGCTGGCCGACGCCGTGCAGCACGGCGCCCAGGTGGCTGTCGGTGGCCAGCGCATTGGATCGGAAGGCAACTTCTTCCAGCCCACCGTGCTCAACGACGTGCCCCTGTCGGCCCGCATCTTTAACGAAGAACCCTTCGGCCCCGTGGCAGCCGTGCGTGGCTTTGAAAAGATCGAAGACGCCATCGCCGAAGCCAACCGCCTGCCGTTTGGCCTGGCCGGTTACGCCTTCACCACCTCGCTGAAAAACGCCCACTTGCTGTCCCAGCGCCTGGAAGTGGGCATGCTCTGGATCAACCAGGCTGCGGCCCCTGCGGCTGAGCTGCCGTTTGGTGGCTTGAAGGATTCGGGCTATGGCTCAGAAGGCGGCACGGAAGCCATTGAGGCGCACTTGAATACACGCCTGGTGTCGATCATGAACGCGTGA
- a CDS encoding efflux RND transporter periplasmic adaptor subunit, whose translation MNNALLSSPRRRWWATAGAIAAAVAVGGTALGLQDSHAESPTAGAAPQGVPVSVAAVLQKDIALWDEFSGRLEAVQRVEVRPRVAGALQAVHFKEGALVKQGDLLVTVDPAPYAAEVDRAEAQVAAAQARVSYTRSELDRSTRLLQESAIAQREHDERQNAHREADANLRAAQAALQTARLNLSYTQVRAPVAGRVGRAEVTVGNLVSAGAGAPVLTSLVSVSPIYASFDTDEQIVVKALQDLGSGSKGQSARQLLERIPVQMGTGTSTSGGTPHAGHLQLIDNQVDAKSGTVRVRAVFDNADGALIPGQFARIRMGQARNTQAVLINERAVGTDQSKKFVMVVAEGNKAEYREVTLGAPVDGLRVVTSGLKAGETIVVNGLQRVRPGAVLAPQAVPMSAKAEVPGERKQAQGATKSPAV comes from the coding sequence ATGAACAACGCACTTCTCTCTTCGCCCCGCCGCCGCTGGTGGGCCACGGCAGGCGCCATTGCGGCGGCTGTGGCTGTGGGGGGCACGGCCTTGGGCCTGCAAGACTCGCACGCTGAATCGCCCACGGCAGGGGCCGCCCCGCAGGGCGTACCCGTGTCGGTGGCCGCTGTGCTGCAAAAAGACATAGCCCTGTGGGACGAGTTCTCGGGCCGCCTGGAGGCCGTGCAGCGCGTAGAGGTGCGCCCCCGCGTTGCGGGTGCGCTGCAGGCCGTGCACTTCAAGGAGGGTGCCCTCGTCAAGCAGGGCGACCTGCTGGTGACGGTGGACCCCGCCCCCTACGCCGCCGAGGTGGACCGCGCCGAAGCCCAGGTGGCCGCCGCGCAGGCCCGGGTGTCATACACCCGCAGTGAGCTGGACCGCTCCACCCGTCTGCTGCAAGAAAGCGCCATCGCCCAGCGCGAGCACGACGAACGCCAGAACGCCCACCGCGAGGCCGATGCCAACCTGCGCGCTGCGCAGGCCGCATTGCAAACCGCACGCCTGAACCTGTCGTACACCCAGGTGCGCGCGCCGGTGGCGGGCCGCGTGGGGCGCGCCGAAGTCACGGTGGGCAACCTGGTGTCCGCCGGTGCGGGCGCGCCGGTGCTGACATCGCTCGTCTCTGTCAGCCCCATCTACGCGAGCTTTGACACCGACGAGCAGATCGTGGTGAAGGCCCTGCAAGACCTGGGCAGCGGCTCCAAGGGGCAAAGTGCGCGCCAGTTGCTGGAGCGTATCCCTGTGCAAATGGGCACGGGCACCAGCACCAGTGGCGGCACGCCGCACGCCGGCCACCTGCAGCTGATTGACAACCAGGTGGACGCCAAGAGCGGCACCGTGCGCGTGCGTGCGGTGTTTGACAACGCCGACGGCGCACTCATCCCCGGCCAGTTTGCACGCATCCGCATGGGCCAGGCCCGCAACACGCAGGCGGTGCTCATCAACGAGCGTGCCGTGGGCACCGACCAGAGCAAGAAGTTTGTGATGGTGGTGGCCGAAGGCAACAAGGCCGAGTACCGCGAGGTGACGCTGGGCGCCCCGGTGGACGGCCTGCGCGTGGTCACCTCGGGCCTGAAGGCGGGCGAGACCATTGTGGTCAACGGCCTGCAGCGCGTGCGCCCCGGTGCTGTGCTGGCACCGCAAGCCGTGCCCATGTCGGCCAAAGCAGAGGTGCCCGGTGAGCGCAAGCAAGCCCAAGGCGCCACCAAGTCGCCCGCTGTGTGA